One genomic window of Tatumella citrea includes the following:
- the ridA gene encoding 2-iminobutanoate/2-iminopropanoate deaminase, giving the protein MSRVISTDKAPAAIGPYVQAVDLGNMIITSGQIPVDPATGDVAEDVAAQTRQSLANVKAIIEQAGLTVGDIVKTTVFVKDLNDFATVNATYEAFFTEHQAGFPARSCVEVARLPKDVKIEIEAIAVRR; this is encoded by the coding sequence ATGTCTCGCGTCATCAGCACAGATAAAGCGCCTGCCGCTATCGGCCCGTATGTACAGGCTGTCGATCTCGGCAATATGATCATTACCTCCGGACAGATCCCTGTTGATCCTGCCACCGGTGACGTTGCAGAAGATGTCGCTGCACAAACCCGCCAGTCTCTGGCTAATGTGAAGGCGATTATTGAGCAGGCTGGTCTGACTGTCGGTGATATTGTGAAAACCACCGTATTCGTCAAAGATTTAAATGACTTTGCTACCGTTAATGCGACCTATGAAGCCTTCTTTACTGAGCACCAGGCGGGTTTCCCGGCACGCTCTTGTGTGGAAGTGGCTCGTTTACCGAAAGATGTGAAAATCGAGATCGAAGCGATCGCTGTTCGTCGCTAA
- the pyrI gene encoding aspartate carbamoyltransferase regulatory subunit, with translation MTQDNKLQVEAIKCGTVIDHIPARVGFRLLSLFRLTETDQRITIGLNLPSGEMQRKDLIKIENTFLTDDQINQLAIYAPHATVNRIDNYDVVAKIIPALPERIERVLACPNSNCISHNEPVHSVFTVRQRAQDISLKCKYCEKEFAHHVVIGHW, from the coding sequence ATGACTCAGGATAATAAATTACAGGTAGAAGCGATTAAATGCGGCACGGTGATTGACCATATCCCTGCCCGTGTTGGCTTCCGCCTGTTGTCACTGTTTCGCCTGACCGAAACCGATCAACGCATTACCATTGGCCTGAATCTGCCCTCCGGCGAAATGCAGCGCAAAGATTTGATCAAAATCGAAAATACTTTTCTGACTGATGACCAGATTAACCAGCTGGCTATCTACGCACCACACGCCACGGTTAACCGGATCGATAACTATGATGTGGTCGCCAAAATAATCCCGGCACTGCCGGAGCGTATTGAACGGGTGCTGGCCTGCCCGAACAGTAACTGCATTAGCCATAATGAGCCGGTTCATTCCGTATTTACGGTCCGCCAGCGGGCGCAGGATATCTCTCTGAAGTGCAAATACTGTGAAAAAGAATTTGCACATCATGTTGTTATCGGGCACTGGTAA
- the pyrB gene encoding aspartate carbamoyltransferase has translation MANPLYRKHIISINDLSREELELVLDTAARLKASPQPELLKHKVIASCFFEASTRTRLSFETAIHRLGASVVGFADGGNTSLGKKGETLADTISVISTYVDAIVMRHPQEGAARLATEFSGDIPVLNAGDGANQHPTQTLLDLFTISETQQRLDNLNIAMVGDLKYGRTVHSLTQALAKFSNNRFFFIAPDALAMPSYITDLLDEKGITWSRHASIEEVIPETDILYMTRVQKERLDPSEYANVKAQFVLRAADLTGARKTMKVLHPLPRVDEIDTDVDSTPHAWYFQQAGNGIHARQALLALVLNEQLTA, from the coding sequence ATGGCTAACCCTCTCTATCGAAAGCATATTATCTCTATCAACGACCTGAGCCGCGAAGAGCTGGAACTGGTACTGGACACCGCAGCACGGCTGAAAGCCTCTCCCCAACCGGAGCTGCTGAAACATAAAGTCATTGCCAGTTGCTTCTTCGAGGCTTCCACCCGCACCCGGTTATCCTTTGAAACAGCTATCCATCGGTTAGGTGCCTCGGTAGTCGGTTTTGCTGACGGCGGAAACACCTCTTTAGGGAAAAAAGGCGAAACTCTGGCGGACACTATTTCGGTGATCAGCACCTATGTGGATGCCATTGTTATGCGCCATCCGCAGGAAGGCGCTGCGAGGCTGGCAACCGAATTCTCCGGTGATATTCCGGTGCTGAATGCCGGTGATGGTGCGAACCAGCACCCCACCCAGACGCTACTGGATCTGTTTACCATCAGCGAAACACAACAACGGCTGGATAATCTGAATATTGCCATGGTCGGTGATTTGAAATACGGACGTACCGTTCATTCACTGACTCAGGCATTAGCCAAATTCAGCAACAATCGCTTTTTCTTTATCGCCCCGGATGCTCTGGCGATGCCATCCTATATTACCGATTTACTGGATGAAAAAGGTATTACCTGGTCCCGCCATGCCTCTATCGAAGAAGTGATACCAGAGACTGATATTTTATATATGACCCGGGTACAGAAAGAACGCCTGGACCCGTCAGAGTATGCCAACGTTAAGGCGCAGTTTGTGTTACGGGCGGCCGATCTGACCGGTGCCCGCAAAACCATGAAAGTGCTGCATCCACTACCACGAGTAGATGAAATTGATACCGATGTAGACAGCACTCCACATGCCTGGTACTTCCAGCAGGCAGGTAACGGTATTCATGCCCGCCAGGCGTTGCTGGCATTAGTACTCAACGAACAACTGACAGCATAA
- a CDS encoding arginine repressor, with translation MPITSPATSRELQQLALCQRLILQNSYISQEALRQDVRRSGFPMVSQSTISRLLKTLGVIKIRNSRGQRIYTLNPLIQPLPGASRTIAEMVVDIVHNQEFILVHTAAGYGRAVARVLDCQHLPQMMGVVAGSDNVWIAPAHRQQIGPLFQQIRHLLSAG, from the coding sequence ATGCCTATTACCTCGCCCGCCACCAGCAGAGAACTGCAGCAACTGGCACTCTGTCAGCGGCTGATTCTGCAAAACAGCTATATTTCCCAGGAAGCATTACGCCAGGATGTCCGGCGTTCGGGTTTTCCGATGGTCAGCCAGTCCACCATCTCCAGATTACTGAAAACCCTGGGGGTGATTAAAATTCGTAACAGCCGTGGGCAGCGAATTTATACCCTTAATCCCCTGATTCAACCTTTGCCAGGGGCAAGCCGAACCATTGCCGAAATGGTGGTGGATATCGTACATAATCAGGAGTTTATTCTGGTACATACTGCGGCCGGTTATGGACGTGCGGTGGCAAGAGTTCTCGATTGCCAGCATCTGCCACAGATGATGGGAGTGGTGGCCGGCAGTGATAATGTCTGGATTGCCCCGGCACATCGTCAGCAGATAGGTCCTCTTTTTCAGCAAATTCGCCATCTTCTCAGTGCCGGGTAA
- a CDS encoding YfcC family protein, producing the protein MKTFKFPSAYTILFALIVLVAALSWLIPAGQYQMAMNESLGKEVPVAGTYHTVAPSPQGLSDILLAPIDGLWDHRTGQAGAIDVALFILIIGGFLGVTNKTGAIDAGIQRVTLKLQGKEEWMIPILMGLFALGGTIYGMAEESLPFYSLLVPVMMAARFDPLVAASTVLLGAGIGTLGSTINPFATVIAANAAGIPFTDGITLRIIMLISGWLVCVWWVRRYAISVRENPQLSLLADNAEENRRYFLSQQSDEPLPFTLTRKIILGLFAVAFVVMIYGVSVKGWWMAEISAMFLAASILVGLVARMSEENFTSTFIDGARDLLGVALIIGIARGIVVIMDNGMITHSLLNAAEQLVSGLPSVVFINVTWLIEVVLSFLIPSSSGLAVLSMPILAPLADFAGTGRDLVVTVYQSASGLVNLMTPTSGVVMGGLAIAKVPYIRYLKWVAPLLAILVIMNIVLLSISALL; encoded by the coding sequence ATGAAGACCTTTAAATTCCCCTCCGCTTATACCATCCTGTTTGCGTTGATTGTTCTGGTGGCAGCCCTTAGCTGGCTAATCCCTGCCGGGCAGTATCAGATGGCGATGAATGAAAGTCTGGGCAAAGAAGTACCGGTCGCCGGGACTTACCATACTGTAGCCCCCAGTCCGCAAGGCCTCAGCGATATTCTGTTAGCTCCAATCGACGGTCTGTGGGACCACCGGACCGGCCAGGCTGGCGCCATTGATGTCGCGCTGTTTATCCTGATCATCGGCGGATTTCTCGGTGTCACAAATAAAACAGGCGCGATTGATGCAGGGATACAACGGGTTACCCTGAAACTGCAGGGCAAAGAAGAGTGGATGATCCCGATACTCATGGGGCTGTTTGCTTTAGGTGGCACGATTTACGGAATGGCTGAAGAGTCGTTACCGTTCTACTCACTGCTGGTTCCGGTGATGATGGCCGCCCGTTTTGACCCGCTGGTCGCCGCCTCAACGGTACTGCTGGGCGCAGGTATCGGTACTTTGGGTTCCACGATTAATCCGTTCGCCACGGTGATTGCCGCGAATGCCGCCGGAATACCCTTTACTGACGGTATTACGCTGCGCATTATCATGCTTATCAGTGGCTGGCTGGTATGCGTCTGGTGGGTACGCCGCTATGCCATTAGCGTGCGCGAAAATCCTCAGCTGTCACTGCTGGCCGATAATGCCGAAGAAAACCGGCGTTACTTTTTATCTCAGCAGAGTGATGAGCCGTTACCTTTTACCCTGACACGCAAAATAATTCTTGGCCTGTTTGCCGTGGCCTTTGTGGTTATGATTTATGGCGTTTCGGTAAAAGGCTGGTGGATGGCCGAAATTTCAGCCATGTTCCTTGCGGCTTCGATTCTGGTCGGGCTGGTGGCACGGATGAGTGAGGAGAACTTTACCTCTACTTTTATTGATGGTGCCCGGGACCTGCTGGGGGTTGCCCTAATCATCGGTATTGCCCGTGGCATTGTGGTTATCATGGATAACGGCATGATTACCCATTCACTGCTGAATGCCGCCGAGCAACTGGTCAGCGGACTACCGTCGGTGGTGTTTATTAATGTCACCTGGCTGATTGAAGTGGTACTTTCGTTCCTTATCCCTTCATCTTCAGGACTGGCGGTACTCAGCATGCCAATTCTGGCGCCGCTGGCTGACTTTGCCGGTACCGGCCGTGATCTGGTGGTGACTGTTTATCAGTCAGCCTCAGGGCTGGTTAATCTGATGACTCCTACTTCCGGTGTGGTTATGGGTGGGCTGGCTATCGCTAAAGTCCCTTATATCCGTTATCTGAAATGGGTGGCTCCGCTACTGGCTATTCTTGTGATTATGAACATAGTTCTGCTCAGCATCTCCGCGTTACTATAG
- the argF gene encoding ornithine carbamoyltransferase: MSVNLKQRHFLKLLDYTAEEIHYLLGLARQLKQDKQQGIEQPKLSGRNIALIFEKSSTRTRCAFEVAAFDQGACVTYLGPSGSQIGHKESMKDTARVLGRMYDGIEYRGFGQHIVEELAEFAGVPVWNGLTDEFHPTQILADLMTMQEHAPGRELSSLSFAYLGDARNNMGNSLMVGAAIMGMDIRLVAPRSFWPDEALVKQCLAIAATSGAKISLTESVSEGVKGVDFLYTDVWVSMGEAKEAWEQRVSLMTPYQINQQVIEATGNPSVKFMHCLPAFHNEHTTVGREIEAAYGLKGLEVTEEVFESAHSIVFDEAENRMHTIKAVMVATLAD; encoded by the coding sequence ATGTCAGTGAATCTGAAACAACGCCATTTTCTGAAACTGCTGGATTACACCGCCGAAGAGATCCATTACCTGTTGGGTCTGGCCCGTCAGCTTAAACAGGATAAACAACAGGGCATCGAACAACCGAAACTTAGCGGCAGAAATATTGCGCTGATTTTTGAAAAAAGCTCGACCCGAACCCGCTGTGCTTTTGAGGTCGCAGCATTCGATCAGGGCGCCTGTGTCACTTACCTGGGCCCTTCCGGATCTCAGATAGGCCATAAAGAATCGATGAAAGATACCGCCAGAGTTCTGGGCCGGATGTATGACGGTATCGAATACCGGGGTTTTGGTCAGCATATTGTCGAAGAACTGGCTGAATTCGCGGGAGTTCCGGTCTGGAACGGACTGACCGATGAGTTCCATCCTACTCAGATTCTGGCCGATTTGATGACCATGCAGGAACATGCTCCGGGCAGAGAGCTGTCTTCTCTGAGCTTTGCCTATTTAGGTGATGCCCGTAACAATATGGGAAATTCACTGATGGTCGGTGCCGCTATCATGGGGATGGATATCCGGCTGGTTGCTCCACGCTCTTTCTGGCCCGATGAGGCACTGGTGAAGCAATGCCTGGCTATTGCCGCCACCAGTGGAGCCAAAATCAGCCTGACTGAATCGGTGAGCGAGGGAGTGAAAGGCGTGGACTTCCTGTATACCGATGTCTGGGTTTCGATGGGCGAAGCCAAAGAGGCCTGGGAACAGCGTGTCAGCCTGATGACACCGTATCAGATTAATCAGCAAGTGATTGAAGCTACCGGAAATCCGTCGGTGAAATTTATGCACTGTCTGCCTGCCTTCCATAATGAACACACCACCGTCGGCCGTGAGATCGAAGCGGCTTATGGCCTGAAAGGACTGGAAGTCACGGAAGAAGTTTTCGAGTCAGCACACTCTATTGTGTTTGATGAAGCAGAAAACCGGATGCACACCATTAAAGCGGTGATGGTCGCAACCCTGGCAGACTAA
- the arcC gene encoding carbamate kinase gives MKNKPTLVVALGGNALLKRGDPLEAEIQQKNILIAAEVIAGLTADWRVVLVHGNGPQVGLLALQNAAYPAVKPYPLDVLGAETQGMIGYMLQQALKNFLPQQQISTLLTQVRVDPQDPAFLDPCKYIGPMYSAEQALELSAEKQWTVKPDGSGYRRVVASPQPVSIVESAAITTLLAEDHLVICNGGGGIPVTDHGQGLQGIEAVIDKDLSAAMLARQLKADALLILTDADAVYLNWNTPAQKAIGQTSVSSLEELQFDTGSMGPKVSACCRYVRDCHGIAGIGSLQDGCTILSGKKGTLIMPG, from the coding sequence GTGAAAAATAAGCCTACGCTGGTTGTCGCACTGGGCGGAAACGCATTGCTGAAACGGGGTGACCCACTGGAAGCAGAAATTCAGCAAAAAAATATCCTGATCGCCGCTGAAGTCATTGCCGGACTGACGGCTGACTGGCGTGTTGTGCTGGTGCACGGCAACGGACCACAGGTCGGGCTGCTGGCTTTGCAGAACGCAGCTTATCCGGCGGTGAAACCCTATCCGCTGGACGTACTGGGTGCAGAAACTCAGGGGATGATCGGTTATATGCTGCAACAGGCATTGAAAAACTTCCTGCCACAACAACAGATCAGCACTCTGCTGACGCAGGTCAGAGTCGATCCACAGGATCCGGCATTCCTCGATCCCTGCAAATATATCGGCCCGATGTACTCCGCAGAACAGGCACTTGAATTATCTGCAGAAAAACAGTGGACCGTCAAACCGGACGGTAGTGGATACCGTCGGGTGGTCGCTTCACCACAGCCGGTGAGTATTGTCGAAAGTGCCGCCATCACCACTCTGCTGGCAGAAGATCATCTGGTGATCTGCAATGGCGGTGGCGGTATTCCGGTCACTGATCACGGGCAGGGATTACAGGGGATTGAGGCAGTCATTGATAAAGATTTATCTGCCGCCATGTTGGCCCGCCAGCTTAAAGCCGATGCACTGTTGATTCTTACTGATGCCGATGCCGTTTATCTGAACTGGAATACACCGGCACAAAAAGCCATCGGCCAGACCAGCGTCAGCTCGCTGGAGGAACTGCAGTTTGATACCGGTTCGATGGGACCAAAAGTGTCGGCGTGCTGCCGCTATGTCCGGGACTGTCACGGTATTGCTGGCATCGGCTCATTACAGGATGGATGCACTATCCTCAGCGGCAAAAAAGGCACGTTGATTATGCCTGGCTGA
- the arcA gene encoding arginine deiminase translates to MEKHYVGSEIGTLRTVLLHRPNLSLKRLTPSNCQDLLFDDVLSVERAGEEHDKFADTLRQQGVDVLLLSDLLTRTLDVPAAKSWLLKTQISDYRLGPCFAADIRDWLGQMPHRELSRHLTGGLTCDELPSEIRNIAGRQTDQDDFITRPLPNHLFTRDTSCWIYQGVSINPMAKVARQRETHNLRAIYRWHPDFANSDFIRYYGDDNLNYDHATLEGGDVLVIGRGTVLIGLSERTTAQGIEFLASSLFKHQQASRVIVLELPQQRSCMHLDTVMTHLDIDTFSVYPQVINQNMTCWTLTPDGHGGLCRIAESSFLKALEQALGIDQIRLITTGGDRFEAEREQWNDANNVLTVRPGVVIGYERNVWTNEKYDKAGITVLPIAGDELGRGRGGARCMSCPLERDGI, encoded by the coding sequence ATGGAAAAGCATTATGTCGGTTCCGAAATAGGTACATTACGTACTGTATTGCTGCATCGTCCGAATCTCAGTCTGAAAAGGCTGACCCCCAGTAACTGCCAGGATCTGTTATTTGACGATGTTTTGTCGGTAGAACGGGCCGGAGAGGAGCACGACAAGTTTGCCGATACGTTACGTCAGCAGGGTGTGGATGTCCTGCTGCTGTCTGATTTACTGACCAGAACTCTGGATGTCCCGGCCGCTAAAAGCTGGCTGCTGAAAACTCAGATTTCTGACTATCGTCTGGGCCCATGTTTCGCGGCCGACATCCGTGACTGGCTGGGCCAGATGCCACACCGGGAACTGTCCCGCCATCTGACCGGTGGGTTAACCTGCGATGAATTACCTTCTGAGATCAGAAATATCGCCGGCCGTCAGACCGATCAGGATGATTTTATTACCCGCCCGCTGCCTAATCATCTGTTCACCCGCGATACTTCCTGCTGGATTTATCAGGGAGTCAGTATTAATCCGATGGCTAAAGTCGCCAGACAACGTGAAACCCATAACCTGCGGGCCATCTATCGCTGGCATCCGGATTTCGCCAACAGTGATTTCATTCGCTATTACGGCGATGACAACCTTAATTATGATCATGCCACTCTGGAAGGCGGTGATGTGCTGGTGATTGGACGGGGAACCGTTCTGATCGGTTTGTCAGAAAGAACCACGGCACAGGGCATAGAATTTCTCGCCAGTTCACTGTTTAAACACCAACAGGCCAGCCGGGTTATTGTTCTGGAACTGCCACAGCAGCGCTCCTGCATGCATCTGGATACCGTGATGACCCATCTGGATATTGATACCTTCTCTGTCTATCCACAGGTGATTAATCAGAATATGACCTGCTGGACCCTGACCCCGGACGGACATGGAGGTTTATGCCGCATCGCAGAAAGCAGCTTCCTTAAAGCACTGGAGCAGGCACTGGGTATTGATCAGATCCGGTTAATCACTACCGGAGGCGATCGTTTTGAAGCTGAGCGTGAGCAATGGAACGACGCTAACAACGTTCTGACCGTTCGTCCGGGCGTAGTGATTGGTTATGAGCGTAACGTCTGGACTAACGAGAAATATGATAAGGCAGGGATTACGGTGTTGCCGATTGCCGGTGATGAGCTTGGCAGAGGACGCGGTGGAGCCAGATGTATGAGCTGTCCGCTGGAACGGGACGGAATTTAA
- the argF gene encoding ornithine carbamoyltransferase, producing the protein MSKLYQRHFLRLLDFTPAELEQLLSLAARLKKEKKQGTEKPALQGKNIALIFEKDSTRTRCSFEVAAYDQGARVTWLGASGSQIGHKESIKDTARVLGRMYDGIQYRGYGQDIVETLAEFAGVPVWNGLTTEFHPTQLLADLLTMQEHLPGKTFSEMSLVYVGDARNNMGNSMLEAAALTGLDLRLVAPKACWPEAALVEECQAAAAQTGGKITLTESVADGVKGADFIYTDVWVSMGEAKEAWAERIALLRPYQVNQQMLALSGNPQVKFLHCLPAFHDDQTSVGKQMAEQYGFTDGIEVTNEVFESEHSIVFDQAENRMHTIKAVMVATLGQQ; encoded by the coding sequence ATGAGTAAGCTGTATCAGCGTCATTTTCTGAGACTGTTAGATTTTACCCCTGCCGAACTCGAACAGTTACTGAGCCTGGCAGCCCGCCTGAAAAAAGAAAAAAAACAAGGCACTGAAAAACCCGCCCTGCAGGGAAAAAATATCGCGCTCATCTTCGAAAAAGATTCGACCCGTACCCGTTGCTCTTTCGAAGTTGCCGCCTATGACCAGGGAGCCCGCGTGACATGGCTGGGTGCCAGCGGCAGCCAGATTGGACATAAAGAATCGATTAAAGATACTGCCCGCGTACTGGGAAGAATGTATGACGGTATTCAGTACCGTGGCTACGGGCAGGACATTGTTGAAACTCTGGCCGAATTTGCCGGTGTTCCGGTATGGAATGGCCTGACCACCGAATTTCACCCTACCCAGCTGCTGGCTGATCTGCTGACAATGCAGGAACATTTGCCCGGCAAAACATTCTCCGAAATGAGCCTGGTTTATGTCGGGGATGCACGGAATAACATGGGAAATTCGATGCTGGAAGCAGCGGCACTGACCGGACTGGATTTGCGCCTGGTGGCACCTAAAGCCTGCTGGCCTGAAGCCGCGTTGGTGGAAGAGTGTCAGGCAGCAGCAGCGCAAACCGGCGGTAAAATTACCCTGACTGAATCAGTGGCTGACGGAGTGAAAGGTGCTGATTTTATCTATACCGATGTCTGGGTCTCGATGGGCGAAGCCAAAGAAGCCTGGGCTGAGCGTATAGCTCTGCTGCGTCCTTATCAGGTCAATCAGCAGATGCTGGCTCTCAGCGGCAATCCTCAGGTTAAATTCCTGCACTGTCTGCCAGCCTTCCACGATGATCAAACGTCCGTGGGTAAGCAAATGGCGGAACAGTACGGGTTTACCGACGGCATTGAAGTGACTAACGAGGTTTTTGAATCAGAACACAGTATTGTGTTTGATCAGGCAGAAAACCGTATGCACACTATCAAAGCCGTGATGGTCGCAACCCTGGGTCAGCAGTAA
- the rraB gene encoding ribonuclease E inhibitor RraB, which translates to MTFESFMEEQREETREIIEELLEDGSDPDALYTIEHHLSCDSFDALEKAAVDAFKLGYEVTDPEELELEDGTTVMCVDIISEVALKDDLINAQIEQLVKMAGKHNVDYDGWGTYFEDPDAEDEDDDEDEAGPEEGDTGVRH; encoded by the coding sequence ATGACTTTTGAATCCTTTATGGAAGAACAGCGCGAAGAAACACGCGAAATTATTGAAGAATTACTGGAAGATGGCAGCGATCCTGATGCGCTCTATACCATCGAACACCATTTGTCCTGTGACAGCTTTGATGCGCTGGAAAAAGCCGCTGTTGATGCTTTTAAGCTGGGCTATGAAGTGACTGACCCTGAAGAGCTGGAACTGGAAGACGGCACAACCGTAATGTGCGTGGATATCATCAGTGAAGTCGCGCTGAAAGATGATCTGATTAATGCGCAGATCGAGCAACTGGTGAAAATGGCCGGTAAGCATAACGTCGATTATGATGGCTGGGGGACTTACTTCGAAGACCCGGATGCTGAAGACGAAGATGACGATGAAGATGAAGCTGGCCCGGAAGAAGGTGATACCGGCGTTCGTCACTGA
- the miaE gene encoding tRNA isopentenyl-2-thiomethyl-A-37 hydroxylase MiaE, translated as MNYAALVEPLLQFLHCQTPQAWIDEASKPENLPLLLTDHLICELKAAQTAAWLIRKYATDKPGGEALNQWLIPYENFIYREHPDSDFIQAHRSLGKNIHRRETFPWSDELTDKMVLLIKEELHHFYQVWEIMQARGVVYRKITASRYAKGLLREVTTHEPDTLVDKLICGAYIEARSCERFAALAPHLDDELAKFYRSLLRSEARHYQDYLSLARQISPCDIASRVRKIGETEAELITSADQELRFHSGPPEKY; from the coding sequence ATGAACTACGCTGCCCTTGTCGAACCGCTGTTACAGTTTTTGCATTGCCAGACCCCTCAGGCCTGGATTGATGAAGCCAGTAAACCGGAAAATCTGCCGTTACTACTGACTGACCACCTGATCTGTGAACTCAAAGCGGCCCAGACCGCGGCATGGCTGATTCGTAAATATGCAACGGATAAACCTGGTGGGGAGGCACTCAATCAGTGGCTGATTCCCTATGAGAATTTTATTTACCGTGAACATCCGGACAGCGATTTTATTCAGGCTCATCGCAGTCTGGGCAAAAACATTCATCGCAGAGAAACCTTTCCCTGGTCGGATGAACTGACAGATAAGATGGTGCTATTGATCAAAGAAGAGCTGCATCATTTTTATCAGGTCTGGGAGATTATGCAGGCCCGTGGTGTGGTTTACCGGAAGATCACTGCCAGCCGATATGCCAAAGGCTTGTTGCGGGAAGTGACTACCCATGAACCTGATACGCTGGTAGATAAACTGATTTGCGGGGCTTATATCGAGGCTCGCTCCTGTGAACGTTTTGCTGCACTGGCTCCCCACCTGGATGATGAACTGGCAAAGTTTTATCGTTCGTTACTGCGTTCAGAAGCACGTCATTACCAGGATTATCTTTCACTGGCACGTCAGATATCCCCTTGCGATATTGCCTCCCGGGTCCGGAAAATTGGAGAAACTGAAGCGGAACTGATTACCTCTGCTGACCAGGAACTGCGTTTTCACAGCGGACCGCCGGAGAAGTACTAA
- a CDS encoding YdgH/BhsA/McbA-like domain containing protein → MKSIKTFVAVAALSLISFGSFAQSVTACADTLDAAEAQIAAQAHKAGASYKITEATYKNGVHMTAELNK, encoded by the coding sequence ATGAAATCTATCAAAACTTTCGTCGCAGTTGCTGCACTTTCTCTGATTTCTTTTGGTAGCTTTGCACAAAGCGTCACTGCATGTGCAGATACTCTGGACGCCGCAGAAGCGCAGATCGCTGCTCAGGCACATAAAGCCGGTGCTTCTTACAAAATCACTGAAGCTACTTATAAAAACGGCGTACATATGACTGCAGAACTTAACAAATAA
- a CDS encoding YdgH/BhsA/McbA family protein — translation MGTKKAFAVVTALSLLSFYSVAETVTATADNLDDAEAVIAAQAKKAGESYTITEATMNNEVHMTAELHK, via the coding sequence ATGGGTACCAAAAAAGCATTTGCAGTGGTGACGGCACTTTCATTGCTGTCGTTTTATTCTGTGGCCGAAACGGTGACTGCTACTGCAGATAATCTGGATGATGCTGAAGCGGTGATTGCCGCTCAGGCCAAAAAAGCCGGAGAGTCCTACACCATTACCGAAGCTACTATGAATAACGAAGTGCATATGACGGCGGAACTACATAAATAA